A window of Blastomonas sp. SL216 contains these coding sequences:
- the proB gene encoding glutamate 5-kinase, producing the protein MTAPPLPASPLSPATCPVLVVKVGSALLVAPEGKVRREWLASLVADIAARIAAGQRIVIVSSGAIALGARRLGLPKGGRASLEDAQASAATGQIALSQCWAELLGEHGITAAQMLVTLDDLEDRRRFLNASATLRRLIALDVVPVINENDSVATEEIRFGDNDRLAARIAQAAGAGGVVLLSDVDGLYTANPNSDPDARLVESVARIDARIRAMADGGSASGMGSGGMLSKLEAARIATSAGAHLAIANGTHDHPLERLETTGRCTVFTAGKQGKGRKLWLAGRMTARGRILVDAGAMQALAKGSSLLPAGATAIEGRFARGDVIEIASIGGEIIARGLSEYDAADAARIIGLRSDAIAEILGYAPRSALVHRDQMVLL; encoded by the coding sequence ATGACCGCACCGCCCTTGCCTGCCTCCCCGCTCTCCCCCGCCACCTGCCCCGTTCTGGTCGTGAAGGTGGGCTCTGCGCTGCTGGTCGCGCCGGAGGGCAAGGTGCGGCGCGAATGGCTCGCGTCGCTGGTCGCTGATATTGCCGCGCGGATCGCCGCAGGGCAGCGGATCGTGATCGTCTCGTCGGGCGCGATTGCGCTGGGTGCGCGGCGGCTGGGCCTGCCCAAGGGTGGCCGCGCCAGCCTGGAGGACGCGCAGGCTTCCGCTGCGACCGGTCAGATCGCGCTCAGCCAGTGCTGGGCCGAACTGCTCGGCGAACACGGGATCACCGCGGCGCAGATGCTGGTGACGCTCGACGATCTGGAAGACCGCCGCCGCTTCCTCAACGCCTCGGCGACGCTGCGGCGGCTGATCGCGCTCGATGTCGTGCCGGTGATCAACGAGAATGATTCGGTCGCGACCGAGGAAATCCGCTTCGGCGACAATGACCGGCTGGCCGCGCGCATCGCCCAGGCAGCAGGCGCAGGCGGCGTGGTGCTGCTGTCCGATGTCGACGGCCTCTATACTGCCAACCCGAACAGCGATCCCGATGCCAGGCTGGTCGAGAGCGTCGCGCGGATCGATGCGCGCATCCGCGCCATGGCCGATGGCGGCTCGGCCTCCGGCATGGGCTCGGGCGGCATGCTTTCCAAGCTGGAAGCCGCGCGGATCGCGACCAGCGCAGGCGCGCATCTGGCCATCGCCAATGGAACGCACGATCATCCGCTCGAGCGGCTCGAAACGACCGGGCGCTGCACCGTGTTCACCGCCGGTAAGCAGGGCAAGGGCCGCAAATTGTGGCTGGCGGGCCGCATGACCGCACGTGGTCGGATCCTGGTCGACGCAGGCGCGATGCAGGCGCTGGCCAAGGGCTCCAGCCTGTTGCCCGCTGGCGCCACCGCCATCGAGGGCCGGTTCGCACGCGGCGATGTGATCGAGATCGCGTCCATCGGCGGCGAGATCATCGCCCGCGGGCTCAGCGAATATGACGCTGCGGACGCCGCGCGGATCATCGGGCTGCGCAGCGACGCGATTGCCGAGATACTGGGCTATGCCCCGCGCAGCGCGCTGGTCCACCGCGATCAGATGGTGCTGCTATGA
- a CDS encoding NAD(P)H-binding protein, with the protein MSVIAMTGGTGFVGGATIEAALAQGHAVRALTRRSQQEREGVTWVEGALDDPASLERLCAGADVVLHIAGVVNAPDRAGFVAGNITGTENMLAAAKAAGVGRFIHVSSLAARERNLSNYCWSKAEAEDRVTASDRDWMMVRPPAVYGPGDTEMLDLFRMAAKGLVMLPPSGRMSVIHVADLAALLVRLAGGAGDIHAIYEADDGTPQGWSHEGFADALGRAVGRKVRTARAPKLGLFMAARADRFLRGKKAKLTPDRARYIAHSDWTSDPLRRPPRDLWQPDIATPKGLAETARWYRAKGWLKP; encoded by the coding sequence ATGAGCGTGATCGCGATGACCGGGGGCACCGGCTTTGTCGGCGGTGCGACCATCGAGGCGGCGCTGGCCCAGGGCCATGCGGTGCGCGCGCTGACCCGCAGGTCCCAGCAAGAGCGCGAGGGTGTCACCTGGGTCGAAGGCGCGCTGGACGACCCGGCGAGCCTCGAGCGGCTGTGCGCGGGCGCGGATGTGGTGCTGCACATTGCCGGCGTGGTCAACGCGCCCGACCGCGCGGGCTTTGTCGCGGGCAATATCACCGGTACAGAGAACATGCTTGCAGCGGCAAAGGCTGCGGGCGTCGGCCGCTTCATCCATGTCTCGTCGCTGGCCGCGCGCGAGCGCAACCTCTCCAACTATTGCTGGTCCAAGGCCGAGGCGGAGGACCGGGTCACCGCCTCAGACCGCGACTGGATGATGGTGCGCCCGCCCGCAGTTTATGGTCCCGGCGATACCGAGATGCTCGACCTGTTCCGCATGGCGGCAAAGGGGCTCGTCATGCTTCCCCCCAGCGGGCGGATGTCGGTGATCCATGTCGCCGATCTGGCGGCCCTGCTGGTGCGGCTGGCAGGCGGCGCGGGCGATATTCACGCGATCTACGAGGCCGATGACGGAACACCGCAGGGCTGGAGCCATGAGGGCTTTGCCGATGCGCTGGGCCGGGCAGTGGGCCGCAAGGTGCGCACCGCGCGCGCGCCGAAGCTCGGCCTGTTCATGGCAGCGCGTGCCGACCGCTTCCTGCGCGGCAAAAAGGCGAAGCTGACGCCAGATCGCGCCCGCTATATCGCGCATAGCGACTGGACGTCGGACCCGCTGCGCCGCCCGCCGCGCGATCTGTGGCAGCCGGACATCGCCACGCCCAAGGGGCTGGCCGAGACCGCGCGCTGGTATCGCGCTAAGGGCTGGCTCAAACCCTGA
- a CDS encoding DUF5706 domain-containing protein, with amino-acid sequence MRVDPGRPAIPSPWPQTPHTFSPHAIHLVRTSVQTNLSLSQMADQKASILMGATFVVFTIAVGQARGGNVSLPLMVLALFAFLSAMCAVFAILPSVRGTPKPRADVPPGSTNFMFFGNFSQMTEDDFADLVIDQLHMDETIFRTMLRDIHQNGMILQHKKYRYLGLAYRLFLIGLTITFALFIVEMALGHPIIRV; translated from the coding sequence ATGCGAGTCGATCCAGGCCGTCCGGCGATCCCAAGCCCCTGGCCGCAGACGCCGCACACCTTTTCGCCGCACGCCATCCACCTTGTCCGGACATCGGTGCAGACCAACCTTTCGCTCAGCCAGATGGCCGATCAGAAGGCGAGCATTCTGATGGGCGCGACCTTTGTCGTGTTCACCATCGCGGTCGGTCAGGCGCGCGGCGGCAATGTCAGCCTGCCGCTGATGGTGCTGGCACTGTTTGCCTTTCTCTCGGCCATGTGCGCGGTTTTCGCGATCCTGCCATCGGTGCGCGGCACCCCCAAGCCCAGGGCCGATGTACCGCCCGGGTCCACCAACTTCATGTTCTTCGGCAATTTCTCGCAGATGACCGAAGATGATTTTGCCGATCTGGTGATCGACCAGCTGCACATGGACGAGACGATCTTCCGCACGATGCTGCGCGATATCCACCAGAACGGCATGATCCTGCAGCACAAGAAATATCGCTATCTGGGCCTCGCCTATCGGCTGTTCCTGATCGGCCTGACGATCACCTTTGCGCTGTTCATCGTCGAAATGGCGCTGGGCCACCCGATCATCAGGGTTTGA
- a CDS encoding acyl carrier protein → MTDTAIYDRIAAQIEPFNKKGVALTESTTFASDLEWDSLTVMDFVAAIEDEFDIIITMNMQAEIETVGQLVAAVEKLTA, encoded by the coding sequence ATGACCGACACCGCCATTTATGACCGCATCGCTGCGCAGATCGAGCCTTTCAACAAGAAGGGCGTTGCGCTGACCGAGAGCACCACCTTCGCGTCCGACCTGGAATGGGACAGCCTGACCGTCATGGATTTCGTCGCGGCGATCGAGGACGAATTCGACATCATCATCACCATGAACATGCAGGCCGAGATCGAGACCGTCGGCCAGCTGGTCGCTGCGGTCGAGAAGCTGACCGCCTGA
- a CDS encoding aminotransferase class I/II-fold pyridoxal phosphate-dependent enzyme, whose product MTDLFSKFDALIGEREALLSTGVRDPFSLVMESVKSPTVAMCNGKETILLGTYNYMGMTFDPDVLDAGKTALDNFGSGTTGSRVLNGTYAGHRECEEALKEFYGMDHAMVFSTGYQANLGIISTMAGKEDYIILDIDSHASIYDGCALGNAQIVAFRHNDVEALEKRLKRLPPEAGKLVVLEGVYSMLGDIAPLKEMVAVSKAAGAMVLVDEAHSMGFIGEHGRGVAEAAGVIDDVDFIIGTFSKSVGTVGGFCVSNHPKFEVLRLVCRPYVFTASLPPSVVATAATSIRKLMHAGNKRAHLWENSKRLHQGLRDLGFALGTPEAQSGIIAVIMPDMLKGAQMWEALLDRGLYVNLARPPATPAGMTLLRCSLCAEHSAEQVTQILGIFEAAGKQVGIV is encoded by the coding sequence ATGACCGACCTGTTTTCCAAGTTCGACGCCCTGATCGGCGAGCGCGAGGCCCTGCTGTCCACCGGCGTGCGCGATCCCTTCTCGCTGGTGATGGAATCGGTCAAATCGCCGACAGTGGCGATGTGCAACGGCAAGGAGACGATCCTGCTGGGCACGTACAACTATATGGGCATGACCTTCGACCCCGACGTTCTGGATGCCGGCAAGACCGCACTCGACAATTTCGGATCGGGCACCACCGGCAGCCGCGTGCTCAACGGCACCTATGCCGGGCACCGCGAGTGCGAGGAAGCGCTGAAGGAATTCTACGGGATGGACCATGCGATGGTCTTTTCCACCGGCTATCAGGCGAACCTGGGCATCATCTCGACCATGGCGGGCAAGGAGGATTACATCATCCTCGATATCGACAGCCATGCCTCGATCTATGATGGCTGCGCGCTCGGCAATGCCCAGATCGTCGCCTTCCGCCACAATGATGTCGAGGCGCTGGAAAAGCGGCTGAAGCGGCTGCCCCCCGAGGCTGGCAAGCTGGTGGTGCTCGAAGGCGTCTATTCGATGCTGGGCGATATCGCGCCGCTCAAGGAAATGGTCGCCGTGTCCAAGGCTGCTGGCGCGATGGTGCTGGTGGACGAAGCGCATTCGATGGGCTTTATCGGCGAGCATGGCCGGGGCGTTGCCGAAGCTGCAGGCGTGATCGACGATGTCGATTTCATCATCGGCACCTTCAGCAAGTCGGTCGGCACCGTCGGCGGCTTCTGCGTGTCGAACCACCCGAAGTTCGAGGTGCTGCGCCTGGTCTGCCGCCCCTATGTGTTCACCGCCAGCCTGCCGCCGAGCGTGGTCGCCACCGCCGCGACCAGCATCCGCAAGCTGATGCACGCCGGCAACAAGCGCGCGCATCTGTGGGAGAATTCCAAGCGCCTGCACCAGGGCCTGCGCGATCTGGGCTTTGCGCTCGGTACGCCCGAAGCGCAGAGCGGCATCATCGCGGTGATCATGCCCGACATGCTTAAGGGCGCGCAGATGTGGGAAGCGCTGCTCGATCGCGGCCTGTACGTCAACCTCGCCCGTCCGCCGGCAACCCCCGCCGGCATGACGCTGCTGCGCTGCTCGCTATGCGCCGAACATTCGGCCGAGCAGGTGACGCAGATCCTGGGCATTTTCGAGGCTGCAGGCAAGCAGGTGGGCATCGTCTGA
- a CDS encoding inorganic phosphate transporter produces the protein METTIIAMPLLIALIALALAFDFLNGLHDAANSIATVVSTRLLKPVHAVLFAAFFNFAAYWVFGLKVAETIGKGIIDADIVDPQVIFGALVGAMFWNVVTWWKGIPSSSSHALVGGLIGAGIMRAGLDGIVWSGVLKTASAIILSPTLGMILSILLVIATSWIFVRATANRAESVFKRLHLVSSAAYSLGHGANDAQKTMGIITVLLYSQGMLEGEFAVPQWVVLSCYIAIALGTMSGGWKIIETMGTRITKLSHQQGFCASSGGSVMLFAATAFGIPVSTTHTITGCVVGVGAARRASAVRWGVAGRVVVAWLITIPASAAVGALFYWLTTIWG, from the coding sequence ATGGAAACGACCATCATCGCCATGCCGCTGCTGATCGCGCTGATCGCGCTCGCACTGGCGTTCGATTTCCTCAACGGCCTGCACGATGCGGCGAACTCGATCGCGACGGTCGTGTCGACCCGGTTGCTCAAGCCCGTGCATGCGGTGCTGTTCGCCGCATTCTTCAACTTTGCCGCCTATTGGGTGTTCGGGCTGAAGGTGGCAGAGACCATCGGCAAGGGCATTATCGATGCCGATATCGTCGATCCGCAGGTGATCTTCGGCGCGCTGGTCGGGGCGATGTTCTGGAACGTGGTGACCTGGTGGAAGGGAATCCCGTCCTCGTCGAGCCACGCGCTGGTCGGCGGGCTGATCGGCGCGGGCATCATGCGGGCAGGGCTGGACGGCATCGTCTGGTCGGGCGTGCTCAAGACCGCGTCTGCCATCATCCTGTCGCCGACGCTGGGCATGATCCTGTCGATCCTGCTGGTGATCGCGACATCCTGGATATTCGTGCGGGCCACCGCCAACCGGGCAGAGAGCGTGTTCAAGCGGCTCCATCTGGTCTCGTCCGCCGCCTATTCGCTGGGCCACGGCGCCAATGATGCGCAGAAGACGATGGGGATCATCACCGTGCTGCTCTATTCGCAGGGCATGCTGGAAGGCGAATTTGCCGTGCCGCAATGGGTGGTGCTGAGCTGCTATATCGCGATTGCGCTCGGCACCATGTCGGGCGGATGGAAGATCATCGAGACGATGGGCACGCGCATCACCAAGCTGTCGCACCAGCAGGGTTTCTGCGCCTCTTCCGGCGGATCGGTGATGCTGTTTGCCGCCACCGCGTTCGGCATTCCCGTCTCGACCACGCACACCATTACCGGCTGCGTGGTCGGCGTGGGCGCGGCGCGCCGCGCCTCGGCGGTGCGCTGGGGCGTTGCCGGCCGCGTGGTTGTCGCGTGGCTGATCACCATCCCCGCCTCGGCGGCGGTCGGTGCGCTCTTCTACTGGCTGACGACGATCTGGGGCTGA
- a CDS encoding DUF47 family protein, translating to MRQIAALPYRTARDDVNAPVTVLLVTSRETRRWVLPKGNMIEGLQPHAAAAHEAEEEAGVKGAACPTPLGSYRYRKKRKNGAMLNVTVEVFPFSVTDVLDEWEEQDQRDRQWFSLEEAAQMVDEPELAELIRRFRASESDRRIAKTGFLPDTQKASPKMAVFQWVQALLPKQGNFFELFEAHALTLLSGSNALARLLNGGPGMADHVQELVEREHEADQITREVLQTVRRTFLTPFDRSAITSLIGAMDDAIDEMQKTAGAIDLYEVTEFKQEMKDIAAIIVDCARITVEALPLLRQVNRNAQRLHELTERLVIMEGHADEIHARGLKALYKEHGATSPIQFTVGRELFMHLERVVDRFEDVANEIDGLVIDHA from the coding sequence ATTCGCCAGATAGCTGCACTGCCTTATCGCACCGCGCGCGATGATGTGAACGCGCCGGTGACGGTCCTGCTCGTCACCTCGCGCGAGACGCGGCGCTGGGTGCTGCCCAAAGGCAATATGATCGAGGGACTGCAGCCCCATGCCGCCGCCGCGCACGAGGCGGAGGAAGAGGCTGGCGTCAAGGGCGCGGCCTGTCCGACACCGCTTGGCAGCTATCGCTACCGCAAGAAGCGCAAGAACGGCGCGATGCTCAACGTCACCGTTGAGGTGTTTCCGTTTTCGGTGACCGATGTGCTCGACGAATGGGAAGAGCAGGATCAGCGCGACCGGCAGTGGTTCTCGCTGGAAGAGGCCGCGCAGATGGTCGACGAACCCGAGCTGGCCGAACTGATCCGCCGTTTCCGCGCGAGCGAATCCGATCGCCGCATTGCCAAGACCGGCTTCCTTCCAGACACGCAAAAGGCATCACCCAAGATGGCGGTTTTCCAATGGGTCCAGGCCCTGTTGCCCAAGCAGGGCAATTTCTTCGAACTGTTCGAGGCGCATGCGCTCACCCTGTTGTCGGGCTCGAACGCGCTGGCACGGCTGCTCAATGGCGGGCCGGGCATGGCCGACCATGTCCAGGAACTGGTCGAGCGCGAGCATGAGGCGGACCAGATCACCCGCGAGGTGCTGCAGACCGTTCGCCGCACCTTCCTCACCCCGTTCGACCGCAGCGCGATCACCAGCCTGATCGGCGCGATGGACGATGCCATCGACGAGATGCAGAAGACCGCCGGTGCGATAGACCTCTATGAGGTGACCGAGTTCAAGCAGGAAATGAAGGATATCGCCGCGATCATCGTCGATTGCGCGCGGATCACGGTCGAGGCGCTGCCGCTGCTGCGCCAGGTCAACCGCAATGCCCAGCGGCTGCACGAGCTGACCGAGCGGCTGGTGATCATGGAAGGCCATGCCGACGAGATCCATGCGCGCGGCCTGAAGGCGCTCTACAAGGAGCATGGCGCGACCAGCCCGATCCAGTTCACCGTCGGTCGCGAGCTGTTCATGCATCTCGAGCGGGTGGTCGACCGGTTCGAGGATGTCGCCAACGAGATTGACGGCCTCGTCATCGATCACGCCTGA